One segment of Thermococcus sp. AM4 DNA contains the following:
- the priL gene encoding DNA primase large subunit PriL, producing the protein MLDPFGRRARKIIEDFGGIEAFLERIPGYVGVEEVLERITWEEEPPEKILNAEEWRDLMTFYALIGALALSPYGFEMELVRDKNAEIYLAKLRKAETLEDVSLRVKSVSEGEIPEKDRLILEKSRYRELGEEERRKLRIEYKMWLRHFIPLWGGSLKDVYIRNSWAYLRRGEVLGLWRKAFERNLERAVNLLYDVRDDLPEFYSVLRERLSEIAREKFKERIEAIGSTGAQPLRPDLFPPCVKKALAGVGSGMRNYAITVLLTSFLSYARICPNPPRRDVRIRDCVDDLSVIEREILPLIIEAGNRCRPPLFEDQPNEIKNIWYHLGFGFTDKPSLEDSGNSTWYFPPNCDKIRANAPELCRPDRFCRGIRNPLTYYLRRLYYERKRTEGGESE; encoded by the coding sequence ATGCTAGACCCCTTCGGGAGGCGGGCCCGTAAAATCATCGAGGACTTCGGTGGAATCGAGGCCTTCCTTGAGAGGATCCCCGGGTACGTTGGGGTAGAGGAGGTTCTGGAGAGGATTACGTGGGAGGAGGAACCCCCGGAGAAAATTTTGAACGCCGAGGAGTGGCGGGACCTGATGACCTTCTACGCCCTCATTGGAGCCCTCGCTCTCTCACCGTACGGTTTTGAAATGGAGCTCGTCCGCGACAAGAACGCCGAGATATACCTGGCAAAGCTCAGAAAGGCCGAAACTCTGGAGGACGTCTCGCTGCGGGTTAAAAGCGTCTCAGAGGGTGAGATCCCTGAAAAAGACCGGCTGATCCTTGAGAAGAGCAGATACCGCGAGCTCGGGGAGGAGGAGCGGAGGAAACTGAGAATAGAGTACAAGATGTGGCTGAGGCACTTCATCCCCCTCTGGGGGGGCAGCCTGAAGGATGTGTACATCAGGAACAGCTGGGCATACCTCCGCCGCGGGGAGGTCCTCGGCCTGTGGAGAAAGGCCTTTGAGAGAAACCTGGAGAGGGCCGTGAACCTTCTCTACGACGTCAGGGACGACCTTCCTGAGTTTTACTCCGTCCTGAGGGAGAGACTAAGCGAGATCGCGCGGGAGAAGTTCAAGGAGAGGATAGAGGCCATCGGTTCCACCGGTGCCCAGCCCCTCCGACCGGATCTCTTTCCCCCCTGCGTTAAGAAGGCCCTCGCCGGCGTCGGCAGCGGGATGAGGAACTACGCCATAACGGTTCTCCTCACGAGCTTTCTCAGCTACGCCCGCATATGCCCCAACCCCCCCAGGAGGGACGTTCGGATCCGGGACTGCGTTGATGATCTAAGCGTCATCGAGCGGGAGATCCTTCCACTCATCATCGAGGCCGGAAACCGCTGCAGGCCACCCCTCTTCGAGGATCAGCCGAACGAGATAAAGAACATCTGGTACCATTTGGGCTTCGGGTTTACAGACAAACCCAGCCTCGAGGACAGCGGGAACTCAACCTGGTACTTCCCCCCGAACTGCGACAAGATCAGGGCGAACGCACCCGAACTGTGCAGGCCGGACCGGTTCTGCAGGGGGATAAGAAATCCCCTGACGTACTACCTCAGGAGGCTTTACTACGAGAGAAAACGGACGGAAGGTGGGGAGAGTGAGTGA
- the cutA gene encoding divalent-cation tolerance protein CutA codes for MEAILVYTTFPDWESARRIVRELLEKKLIVCANLREHEAMYWWDGKIEEGREVGAILKTDVSKWKELRNTLRELHPYEVPMIARIDLDKLNREYSEWMEKVLFG; via the coding sequence ATGGAGGCGATACTCGTCTACACGACTTTTCCGGACTGGGAGAGCGCCAGAAGAATCGTCAGGGAGCTCCTTGAGAAAAAGCTGATCGTCTGCGCTAACCTCAGGGAGCACGAGGCAATGTACTGGTGGGACGGGAAGATAGAGGAGGGCAGGGAAGTCGGAGCGATACTCAAAACGGACGTGAGCAAGTGGAAGGAGCTCAGAAACACGCTCAGGGAGCTACATCCCTACGAGGTTCCAATGATAGCGAGGATCGACCTGGATAAGCTCAACAGGGAGTACTCGGAGTGGATGGAGAAGGTGCTCTTCGGATGA
- a CDS encoding DUF61 family protein — protein MPTAEEILQREIFRVNIHLPRRRVSLGELLEMDDPMVTLRDGSDHHFRREELVYLSSLLGEESELLRLPIILEISTLNRGYFRVRGRLEVRVIDEILGEYDPLNERDEALYPRYLLPRIRRRLPTTTTYAFISE, from the coding sequence ATGCCGACCGCCGAGGAGATACTCCAGAGGGAGATATTCCGGGTGAACATCCACCTCCCGCGAAGGAGGGTTTCCCTCGGGGAGTTGCTTGAAATGGATGATCCGATGGTGACCCTGAGGGACGGGAGCGATCATCACTTCAGAAGGGAAGAGCTAGTCTACCTCTCTTCCCTTCTGGGTGAGGAGTCGGAACTCCTCAGGCTTCCGATCATCCTTGAGATAAGCACCCTCAACCGCGGCTATTTCCGGGTCCGGGGGAGGCTTGAGGTCAGGGTCATCGACGAGATCCTCGGTGAGTACGATCCGCTGAACGAGAGGGACGAGGCCCTTTATCCCAGATACCTCCTGCCCCGGATCAGGCGTCGTCTCCCGACCACGACAACGTATGCATTCATATCGGAGTGA
- a CDS encoding ABC transporter ATP-binding protein, whose product MAEPVLKVENLKKYFPIKRSLIDTLKGAPQRYVKAVDGISFEIQKQQVFALVGESGCGKSTTGKLIVKLLEPTDGKIYLEGHDVTDIVTKEEVLAYRRKVQIIFQDPFSSMNPRFRIFDILEEPLLIHGIGETRAEREELIYKALEMVKITPPEDYVGRFPHMLSGGQRQRVAIARALILNPTFIVADEPVSMLDVSIRAEVLELMKELKEKMGVTYLYITHDMSTARYFADWMAVMYLGRIVEMGPAKRVIDNPLHPYTRALLAAVPEPKPERRKIIKELPIKGEVPSAANVPPGCRFHPRCIYAQKGLCDVEHPKLVEYEHNHWAECHLVGKF is encoded by the coding sequence ATGGCCGAGCCGGTACTCAAAGTTGAAAACCTCAAGAAGTACTTCCCGATTAAGAGGAGCCTCATCGACACCCTCAAGGGTGCCCCCCAGAGGTACGTTAAGGCCGTTGATGGCATAAGCTTTGAAATTCAGAAGCAGCAGGTCTTTGCCCTCGTCGGTGAGAGCGGCTGTGGTAAGTCCACAACCGGAAAGCTCATCGTTAAGCTCCTCGAGCCAACCGACGGTAAGATCTACCTCGAGGGGCACGACGTTACCGACATAGTCACCAAGGAGGAGGTACTCGCCTACAGGCGTAAGGTCCAGATCATCTTCCAGGATCCCTTCAGCTCGATGAACCCGCGTTTCAGGATCTTCGACATCCTTGAGGAGCCCCTCCTCATCCACGGCATCGGTGAAACGAGGGCGGAGCGCGAGGAGCTGATCTACAAGGCCCTTGAGATGGTCAAGATAACTCCACCCGAAGACTACGTCGGCAGGTTCCCGCATATGCTCTCCGGTGGGCAGAGACAGCGTGTGGCCATAGCGAGGGCCCTCATCCTGAACCCAACTTTCATCGTCGCCGACGAGCCGGTCTCGATGCTCGACGTTTCGATACGTGCCGAGGTCCTTGAGCTGATGAAGGAACTCAAGGAGAAGATGGGCGTCACCTACCTCTACATCACCCACGACATGTCAACGGCGAGGTACTTCGCCGACTGGATGGCGGTCATGTACCTCGGAAGGATCGTCGAGATGGGTCCGGCCAAGCGCGTCATCGACAACCCGCTCCACCCGTACACCAGGGCCCTTCTCGCCGCCGTTCCAGAGCCGAAACCCGAGAGGAGAAAGATCATCAAGGAGCTCCCGATCAAGGGTGAGGTTCCAAGTGCTGCCAACGTTCCACCGGGATGCCGCTTCCACCCGAGGTGTATCTACGCTCAGAAGGGCCTCTGTGACGTTGAACATCCAAAGCTCGTCGAGTACGAACACAACCACTGGGCCGAGTGCCACCTCGTTGGCAAGTTCTGA
- a CDS encoding EamA family transporter, with protein sequence MKRGYFLVFLAASMWGTIGIFATYIYRYNVDSFTMVFWRVLFALIILGTYISLFLRENPFTREKLWFYAVYGLVGVFAFYTLYFYTVKISSVGFAVLLIYTAPAFSVILGRLIFKEPITAEKAVALGMVLVGVLLVAGNVDFNVSHLALLTGIGTGFIYALYGVLAKFGVRNERPERVLFMTLLFGLLFLAPFSKFSVPRGAIPYLLGLAFFPTFLGYTLYNHALKEVEVSRASIVATVEPVVAIVLAYILFGEALTPLQLLGGALIIGASILVHMREGKGNQT encoded by the coding sequence ATGAAGCGCGGTTACTTTCTCGTTTTTCTTGCCGCCTCAATGTGGGGAACGATAGGAATATTCGCGACCTACATCTACCGCTATAACGTTGATTCCTTCACGATGGTCTTCTGGCGGGTTCTCTTTGCTCTGATAATTCTCGGGACCTACATCTCACTCTTCCTGCGCGAGAACCCCTTTACGCGCGAGAAGCTGTGGTTCTACGCGGTTTACGGCCTCGTTGGAGTTTTCGCCTTCTACACCCTCTACTTCTACACCGTCAAGATATCGTCGGTCGGCTTCGCGGTTCTGCTCATCTACACCGCCCCGGCCTTCTCGGTGATCCTCGGCAGGTTAATCTTCAAGGAGCCGATAACGGCCGAGAAAGCGGTCGCACTGGGGATGGTCCTCGTTGGGGTCCTTCTCGTCGCCGGTAACGTGGACTTCAACGTGAGCCACTTGGCTTTACTGACTGGAATAGGGACGGGCTTCATTTACGCCCTCTACGGGGTTCTGGCTAAGTTCGGCGTCAGAAACGAGAGGCCCGAGAGGGTTCTCTTCATGACCCTGCTCTTCGGCCTGCTCTTTCTAGCGCCATTCTCGAAGTTCTCCGTTCCGAGGGGAGCGATTCCCTACCTCCTCGGTTTGGCGTTTTTCCCGACGTTCCTCGGCTACACCCTCTACAACCACGCCCTTAAGGAGGTCGAGGTCAGCAGGGCCAGCATAGTGGCGACCGTTGAGCCGGTTGTGGCGATAGTTCTCGCGTATATACTGTTCGGCGAGGCCTTAACGCCCCTTCAGCTCCTCGGCGGGGCGCTCATAATAGGGGCATCAATCCTCGTGCACATGCGGGAAGGAAAGGGGAATCAAACGTAG
- the glnA gene encoding type I glutamate--ammonia ligase encodes MNEIKSVKGSSEVLPREGPKPRFVQLVFVDINGVPKGMEVPIERYEEAIEEGISFDGSSIPGFQGIEDSDLIFKADPSTYAEVPWEGIARVYGYIYKDGKPYRADPRGVLRRALERLEKEGFKAYIGPEPEFYLFKKNGTWELYIPDSGGYFDLVTLDKARELRREIALYMPAFGLVPEVLHHEVGKAQHEIDFRYDEALKTADNIVSFKYVVKAIAEMRGLYATFMPKPLYGYPGNGMHLHISLWKDGENAFIGEDGLSETALHFIAGILKHAKALTALTNPTVNSYKRLVPGYEAPVYISWGYRNRSALIRVPAFWGNGARIEYRCPDPSANPYLAFSAILLAGLDGIKRKLEPEAYVETNVYEMSEEERSKAGIETLPGSLGEALEELKKDRVVMEALGEAYENFVAYKEREWSEYVAYLESRELPLETKKVTEWELERYFYV; translated from the coding sequence ATGAACGAAATAAAAAGTGTTAAGGGCTCATCCGAGGTCCTCCCGCGCGAGGGACCGAAGCCGCGCTTTGTGCAACTTGTCTTCGTGGACATAAACGGCGTTCCGAAGGGAATGGAGGTTCCGATAGAGAGGTACGAGGAGGCAATCGAGGAGGGCATCTCCTTCGACGGCTCCTCGATTCCCGGGTTCCAGGGCATAGAGGACAGCGACCTCATATTCAAGGCCGACCCGAGCACCTACGCCGAGGTCCCCTGGGAGGGCATAGCGAGGGTTTACGGCTACATATACAAGGACGGAAAGCCCTACAGGGCCGACCCGAGGGGAGTCCTCAGGAGGGCCCTTGAGAGGCTCGAAAAAGAGGGGTTCAAGGCCTACATCGGGCCGGAGCCGGAGTTCTACCTCTTCAAGAAGAACGGAACCTGGGAGCTCTACATACCCGACAGCGGGGGCTACTTCGACCTCGTGACCCTCGACAAGGCCAGGGAGCTGAGGAGGGAGATAGCCCTCTACATGCCGGCCTTCGGCCTCGTTCCCGAGGTTCTCCACCACGAGGTTGGCAAAGCTCAGCACGAGATTGACTTCCGCTACGACGAGGCCCTCAAGACTGCCGACAACATCGTGAGCTTCAAGTATGTCGTCAAGGCCATCGCCGAGATGCGCGGTTTATACGCCACCTTCATGCCGAAGCCCCTCTACGGCTATCCCGGCAACGGAATGCACCTCCACATAAGCCTCTGGAAGGACGGAGAAAACGCTTTCATCGGCGAGGACGGACTGAGTGAGACCGCTTTGCACTTCATAGCCGGAATACTCAAACACGCGAAAGCCCTGACGGCCCTGACCAACCCGACGGTGAACAGCTACAAGCGCCTCGTTCCGGGTTATGAGGCTCCGGTCTACATCAGCTGGGGTTACCGGAACAGGAGCGCGCTAATCCGCGTCCCGGCCTTCTGGGGCAACGGGGCGAGGATAGAGTACCGCTGTCCCGACCCGAGCGCCAACCCGTACCTGGCTTTCTCGGCGATACTCTTGGCTGGACTCGACGGAATCAAGAGGAAGCTTGAGCCAGAGGCGTACGTCGAGACCAACGTCTACGAGATGAGTGAAGAAGAGAGGAGCAAAGCGGGAATCGAGACCCTTCCTGGAAGCCTTGGAGAGGCGCTGGAGGAGCTGAAGAAGGACAGGGTTGTCATGGAAGCGCTCGGAGAGGCCTACGAGAACTTCGTCGCCTACAAGGAAAGGGAGTGGAGCGAGTACGTTGCATACCTCGAGAGCAGAGAACTCCCGCTGGAGACCAAGAAGGTTACCGAGTGGGAGCTTGAGAGGTACTTCTACGTTTGA
- a CDS encoding DUF99 family protein encodes MIRKVKPEIRVVGFDDGTFSFSSKLERRKTVLIGVVMKGSREVVGVLSRWITVDGSDATDLMIDAVLRSRFKDLRVILLKGITYGGFNVVDLERLHHETGLPVIVVVRKRPDLAAMETALRKHFPDWRERLEILRRAPPLFELIPEKLYVQALGIPPETAAEVVKTTTRTGLIPEPLRLAHMIASAVMTGESTKE; translated from the coding sequence ATGATACGGAAGGTGAAACCCGAGATACGAGTCGTTGGCTTCGACGACGGAACCTTCTCCTTTTCTTCCAAGCTCGAGAGGAGGAAGACGGTCCTCATAGGGGTCGTCATGAAGGGATCCAGGGAGGTCGTTGGGGTTCTGAGCAGGTGGATAACCGTCGACGGAAGCGATGCCACGGATCTCATGATAGACGCCGTCTTAAGGTCCAGATTCAAGGATCTGCGGGTGATCCTGCTCAAGGGGATAACATACGGGGGGTTCAACGTCGTTGATCTCGAGCGGCTCCACCACGAGACCGGTTTGCCCGTTATAGTCGTCGTCAGGAAGAGGCCCGATCTGGCGGCGATGGAGACGGCGCTCAGAAAGCATTTTCCAGACTGGAGGGAGCGGCTGGAAATACTCCGGCGGGCACCACCGCTCTTTGAGCTCATTCCGGAAAAGCTCTACGTTCAGGCCCTGGGGATACCACCTGAGACGGCGGCCGAGGTCGTGAAAACGACGACGAGAACCGGCCTGATACCCGAACCCCTGAGGCTGGCCCACATGATAGCGTCGGCCGTCATGACGGGGGAGAGCACGAAGGAGTAG
- the priS gene encoding DNA primase catalytic subunit PriS, whose product MSELFREVTPEERRAYYQGEWSAEMLPDFIVETLENREFGFDHTGEGPSDRKNQFLDVRDLEDYVKATAPYAMFSSVALYEKPSEMEGWLGAELVFDIDAKDLPLRRCIELHPSGQVCPLCLEDAKELVLDTLRILKEDFGFEEIHVVYSGRGYHIRVLDDWVLDLDAKAREKILAYVSAAEEVTFEDVQSRRIMLSAGYFRVFRLRFGYFIRRINLNHLLNVGIKRKQAEAILDGKERIYEGFVRNALLTAFPQGIGYKTLMRLFSLSTTFSRAYFDGKVTIDLKRILRVPSSLHSKVGMVTTYIGDDERKLEKFNPFRDAVPEFRKEEVEEAYEEWESSL is encoded by the coding sequence GTGAGTGAGCTCTTCAGGGAGGTCACGCCGGAAGAACGGCGGGCCTACTACCAAGGGGAATGGAGCGCGGAAATGCTGCCTGACTTCATAGTGGAAACACTCGAGAACAGGGAGTTCGGCTTCGACCACACGGGGGAGGGTCCGAGCGACAGAAAAAACCAGTTCCTCGACGTCAGGGATCTCGAAGACTACGTGAAGGCCACCGCCCCCTACGCGATGTTCTCAAGCGTTGCCCTCTACGAAAAGCCGAGTGAGATGGAGGGCTGGCTGGGAGCCGAGTTGGTCTTCGACATAGACGCGAAGGATCTGCCCCTGAGGAGGTGTATTGAGCTACACCCCAGCGGTCAGGTGTGCCCCCTCTGCCTTGAGGACGCCAAGGAGCTCGTTCTCGACACGCTCAGGATCCTGAAGGAGGACTTCGGCTTCGAGGAGATCCACGTGGTCTATTCAGGGAGGGGCTACCACATAAGGGTGCTCGACGATTGGGTTCTCGATCTCGACGCCAAGGCTAGGGAGAAGATTCTCGCCTACGTCAGCGCGGCCGAGGAGGTAACGTTTGAGGACGTTCAGTCCAGGCGGATAATGCTCTCAGCCGGCTACTTCCGGGTTTTCAGGCTCCGCTTTGGATACTTCATCAGGAGGATAAACCTCAACCATCTGCTCAACGTGGGGATCAAAAGAAAGCAGGCGGAGGCAATCCTCGATGGGAAGGAGAGGATCTACGAGGGCTTCGTGAGGAACGCCTTACTGACTGCCTTCCCCCAGGGCATAGGGTACAAGACGCTAATGAGGCTTTTCTCACTATCAACAACGTTTTCGCGGGCGTACTTTGATGGGAAGGTCACCATAGACCTCAAAAGGATTCTAAGGGTCCCCTCAAGTCTTCACTCCAAGGTGGGCATGGTGACGACCTACATCGGCGACGACGAGAGGAAACTTGAGAAGTTCAACCCCTTCAGGGACGCCGTTCCGGAGTTCAGGAAGGAGGAAGTGGAGGAAGCCTACGAGGAATGGGAGAGCTCGCTATGA
- a CDS encoding universal stress protein, whose product MFEKVLYPTDFSDVSLKALRECLPEIVKPGVKELHVIHVLDITILDVEAFSLQEIYEEKLEKLKEEIRDRFPETKVVTYVSIGIPSLEIAEYASGKEIDLIVTPTTGENIWRRMFLGSTASNLARASKKPVLLLKYEKKDDEILPAFPSCSGIFKRPLVALDFSKCSIRIVETVKKFEELIESGILLHSVDYGRIEELEHNIEIAKKNLEKTARGIKAGFELEVMVGTASQAIIGTALAKNASVIVIGKKGRSFLKDLILGSTAERVMRDSKIPVLLVPCD is encoded by the coding sequence ATGTTCGAGAAAGTCCTCTATCCAACGGACTTTTCGGATGTTTCTCTCAAAGCCCTCAGGGAGTGCCTGCCGGAGATAGTGAAGCCCGGAGTTAAAGAGCTCCACGTAATCCACGTTCTTGACATCACGATCCTCGACGTTGAGGCGTTTTCACTGCAGGAGATCTACGAGGAAAAGCTGGAGAAGCTGAAGGAAGAGATCAGGGACAGGTTCCCGGAAACGAAGGTGGTGACGTACGTCTCGATTGGAATACCCTCTCTTGAGATAGCCGAATATGCCAGCGGTAAGGAAATAGACCTCATAGTGACCCCGACCACCGGAGAAAACATCTGGAGGAGGATGTTCCTTGGAAGCACGGCCTCAAACCTGGCCAGGGCCTCAAAGAAGCCCGTTCTGCTCCTGAAATACGAGAAGAAGGATGATGAGATCCTGCCAGCGTTCCCATCGTGCTCGGGAATATTCAAAAGGCCCCTCGTTGCCCTGGACTTCTCGAAATGTTCAATCCGGATCGTGGAGACAGTGAAAAAGTTCGAGGAGCTGATAGAGTCCGGGATACTCCTCCACTCAGTGGACTACGGGAGAATAGAGGAACTCGAGCACAACATCGAGATAGCCAAGAAGAACCTTGAGAAGACGGCAAGGGGGATAAAAGCCGGGTTTGAGCTTGAGGTGATGGTGGGAACCGCAAGCCAGGCCATAATAGGAACCGCCCTCGCCAAAAACGCAAGCGTCATCGTGATAGGCAAGAAGGGCAGGAGCTTCCTCAAGGACCTGATCCTTGGAAGTACCGCCGAGAGGGTCATGAGGGATTCAAAGATCCCTGTCCTCCTCGTTCCGTGCGATTGA
- a CDS encoding ATP-binding protein produces the protein MLFDPRPKKRREELFDREKEIEELLNTREPLTLLLGIRRVGKSSLLRVTLNEVENGVYIDARKMYFDSGGWITSESLIREFERALNSLRGSVRGKVFETLGHVRGVSISGLKLELSRDARLSEVLEALNDVGAVIGVDEAQYLRFYGSRGGREFLALLAYAYDNLDNLRFVLSGSEVGLLHDFVGIDDYESPLYGRSHGEVVLRPFPRELSVEFLRRGFTEVGVDASDELIERAVEFLDGVPGWLVEFGRKYSETKDFEGSLEYVFRQARGFLKGELRELERRSPRYILILEAIARGQDRWELIRDYLALRGHNVPKSRLAELIRNLEKMSWIEADFSSGRKRYRIIDPVIERVLAER, from the coding sequence ATGCTGTTTGACCCGAGGCCCAAGAAGAGGAGGGAAGAGCTCTTTGACAGGGAGAAAGAGATTGAGGAGCTTTTGAACACGAGGGAACCCCTAACGCTCCTTCTCGGCATACGAAGAGTCGGGAAGAGCTCTCTGCTTAGGGTAACACTGAACGAAGTCGAAAACGGCGTTTACATCGACGCGAGGAAGATGTACTTTGACTCCGGCGGCTGGATAACATCAGAATCTCTCATCAGGGAGTTTGAGAGGGCTCTGAACTCTCTCAGGGGTTCGGTGAGGGGGAAGGTTTTTGAGACCCTCGGGCACGTTAGGGGTGTCTCCATCTCCGGCCTCAAGCTTGAGCTGAGCAGGGATGCCCGCCTCTCGGAGGTTTTGGAGGCCCTGAACGACGTCGGGGCGGTAATCGGGGTGGACGAGGCCCAGTACCTGCGCTTCTACGGCTCCCGTGGTGGGCGTGAGTTCCTGGCGCTCTTGGCCTACGCTTACGACAACCTCGACAACCTGCGCTTCGTTCTTAGCGGTTCTGAAGTAGGCCTGCTCCACGACTTCGTGGGGATAGACGATTACGAAAGTCCCCTCTACGGCAGGTCCCACGGTGAGGTTGTTCTCAGACCGTTTCCGAGGGAGCTCTCCGTAGAGTTCCTCCGGAGGGGGTTCACTGAGGTTGGAGTAGACGCCTCAGATGAACTCATTGAACGGGCCGTTGAGTTCCTCGATGGAGTTCCCGGCTGGCTTGTGGAGTTTGGAAGAAAATACTCCGAGACAAAGGACTTTGAGGGCTCGCTGGAGTACGTGTTCCGCCAGGCGAGAGGGTTCCTTAAAGGAGAGCTCAGGGAGCTTGAGCGGAGGAGTCCCCGCTACATTTTGATTCTTGAGGCCATAGCCAGGGGACAGGACCGGTGGGAGCTCATAAGGGACTACCTGGCCCTCAGGGGACACAACGTCCCGAAGTCCCGCTTGGCCGAACTCATAAGGAACCTTGAAAAGATGAGCTGGATTGAGGCGGACTTCAGCTCCGGCAGAAAAAGGTACAGAATAATCGACCCGGTAATCGAGCGCGTTTTAGCTGAGCGATAA
- the gcvT gene encoding glycine cleavage system aminomethyltransferase GcvT, with protein MVKKVHLFDWHKEHAKKVEEFAGWEMPIWYSSIKEEHLAVRNGVGIFDVSHMGEFIFRGKDALEFLQYVTTNDISKPPAISGTYTLVLNERGAVKDETLVFNMGNDTYMMVCDSDAFEKLEAWFNAIKRGIEKFGELDLEIENKTYDMAMFSVQGPKARDLAKDLFGIDINDLWWFQAKEVELDGIKMLLSRSGYTGENGWEVYFEDANPYHPNPEKRGKPEKALHVWERILEAGEKYGIKPAGLGARDTLRLEAGYTLYGNETKELQLLSTDIDEVTPLQANLDFAIFWDKEFIGKEALLKQKERGLGRKLVHFKMVDKGIPREGYKVLANGEVIGEVTSGTLSPLLGIGIGIAFVKEEYAKPGVELEIEIRGKPKKAVTVTPPFYDPKKYGAFREE; from the coding sequence GTGGTCAAGAAGGTTCACCTTTTCGACTGGCATAAGGAGCACGCCAAGAAGGTTGAAGAGTTCGCCGGCTGGGAGATGCCAATCTGGTACTCCAGCATAAAGGAGGAGCATTTAGCCGTTAGAAACGGCGTCGGCATCTTCGACGTCTCCCACATGGGCGAGTTCATCTTCCGCGGTAAGGACGCGCTGGAGTTCCTCCAGTACGTAACGACGAACGACATAAGCAAGCCCCCCGCGATAAGCGGAACCTATACTCTGGTTCTCAACGAGCGTGGAGCTGTTAAGGACGAGACCCTCGTCTTCAACATGGGGAACGACACCTACATGATGGTCTGCGATTCAGATGCCTTCGAGAAGCTCGAGGCGTGGTTCAACGCCATAAAGCGCGGAATCGAGAAGTTCGGTGAGCTCGACCTCGAGATTGAGAACAAGACCTACGACATGGCCATGTTCTCCGTTCAGGGCCCGAAGGCGAGGGACCTCGCGAAGGACCTCTTCGGGATAGACATCAACGACCTCTGGTGGTTCCAGGCCAAGGAGGTCGAGCTCGACGGAATCAAGATGCTCCTCTCGAGGAGCGGCTACACCGGCGAGAACGGCTGGGAGGTCTACTTCGAGGACGCCAATCCATACCACCCGAACCCGGAGAAGAGGGGCAAGCCCGAAAAAGCTTTGCACGTCTGGGAGAGAATCCTCGAGGCCGGCGAGAAGTACGGCATAAAGCCAGCAGGACTCGGAGCCCGCGACACCCTCCGTCTCGAGGCCGGCTACACGCTCTACGGCAACGAGACGAAGGAGTTACAGCTCCTCAGCACCGATATAGACGAGGTAACACCCCTCCAGGCCAACCTCGACTTCGCGATATTCTGGGACAAGGAGTTCATAGGCAAAGAGGCACTCCTCAAGCAGAAGGAGAGGGGTCTCGGCAGGAAGCTCGTCCACTTCAAGATGGTCGACAAGGGAATCCCGAGGGAAGGTTACAAGGTCCTAGCCAACGGAGAGGTCATCGGGGAGGTCACCAGCGGAACGCTCTCACCGCTCCTCGGCATAGGCATAGGCATCGCCTTCGTCAAGGAAGAATACGCCAAGCCGGGCGTTGAGCTGGAGATAGAGATAAGGGGCAAGCCCAAGAAGGCCGTGACGGTCACTCCACCCTTCTACGACCCCAAGAAGTACGGCGCCTTCAGGGAGGAGTGA
- a CDS encoding acylphosphatase produces MRKVRAHLRIYGRVQGVGFRWSMQREARKLGLAGWVRNLPDGSVEAVVEGDEERVEALIGWAHQGPPLARVTRVEVKWEEPEGLEGFKVVG; encoded by the coding sequence ATGAGGAAGGTTAGGGCGCACCTGAGGATATACGGACGCGTTCAGGGAGTTGGCTTCCGCTGGAGCATGCAGAGGGAAGCCAGAAAACTCGGCCTTGCCGGCTGGGTCAGGAACCTGCCGGATGGGAGCGTTGAGGCCGTCGTTGAGGGGGACGAGGAGAGGGTCGAGGCTCTGATAGGCTGGGCCCACCAGGGACCGCCGCTGGCGAGGGTAACGCGCGTCGAGGTAAAGTGGGAAGAACCGGAGGGGTTAGAGGGCTTCAAGGTCGTCGGGTAG